A genomic segment from Micromonospora echinaurantiaca encodes:
- the lepB gene encoding signal peptidase I has protein sequence MIDEQTDKPRSSFWKELPILLGVAILVAVLVRAFVLQTFFIPSPSMENTLQIDDRVLVNKLVYDFRSPRRGEVIVFKAPLEWSSNPDGEDFIKRVIGVGGDHVVCCDPQDRLVINGKSLDEPYIFSADGHRDKPADQEFDITVPEGRLWVMGDHRSASGDSLEHWQQSGQDITVATIDEDEVVGRAFTVFWPVSRATWLSVPKQYEGIPNS, from the coding sequence GTGATTGACGAGCAGACCGACAAGCCCCGCAGCTCCTTCTGGAAGGAGCTGCCCATCCTCCTGGGCGTGGCGATCCTGGTCGCGGTACTGGTGCGTGCCTTCGTGCTGCAGACCTTCTTCATCCCCTCGCCGTCCATGGAGAACACGCTCCAGATCGACGATCGGGTGCTGGTCAACAAGCTGGTGTACGACTTCCGCTCGCCCCGCCGGGGCGAGGTCATCGTGTTCAAGGCGCCGCTGGAGTGGAGCAGCAACCCCGACGGCGAGGACTTCATCAAGCGGGTGATCGGCGTCGGCGGCGACCACGTGGTCTGCTGCGACCCGCAGGACCGGCTGGTGATCAACGGCAAGTCGCTCGACGAGCCGTACATCTTCTCCGCCGACGGGCACCGGGACAAGCCGGCCGACCAGGAGTTCGACATCACCGTGCCGGAGGGCCGGCTCTGGGTGATGGGCGACCACCGGTCCGCCTCCGGCGACTCGCTGGAGCACTGGCAGCAGTCCGGGCAGGACATCACCGTGGCCACCATCGACGAGGACGAGGTCGTCGGGCGGGCGTTCACCGTCTTCTGGCCGGTCAGCCGGGCCACCTGGCTGAGCGTGCCGAAGCAGTACGAGGGCATCCCCAACTCCTGA
- the rplS gene encoding 50S ribosomal protein L19: MNILDALDAQSKRTDLPDFRAGDTVKVHARVVEGNRSRVQIFQGVVIRRQGDGLRETFSVRKVSFGVGVERTYPVNSPAIDRIEVVTRGDVRRAKLYYLRELRGKKAKIKEKREKQPS, translated from the coding sequence ATGAACATCCTGGACGCCCTTGACGCCCAGTCGAAGCGGACCGACCTCCCCGACTTCCGGGCCGGTGACACCGTCAAGGTGCACGCCCGGGTGGTCGAGGGCAACCGGTCCCGTGTCCAGATCTTCCAGGGCGTGGTCATCCGCCGCCAGGGTGACGGTCTGCGCGAGACCTTCTCGGTCCGCAAGGTGAGCTTCGGTGTCGGCGTCGAGCGGACCTACCCGGTCAACAGCCCGGCCATCGACCGGATCGAGGTCGTCACCCGCGGTGACGTCCGGCGTGCCAAGCTCTACTACCTGCGCGAGCTGCGGGGCAAGAAGGCCAAGATCAAGGAGAAGCGCGAGAAGCAGCCCAGCTGA
- a CDS encoding tyrosine recombinase XerC — translation MREAVDDFAAHLAGVRNRSAHTVRAYVADVVSLLDHARRMGCAQPADLDLTVLRSWLAKQRTTGAARSSLARRAAAARTFSAWAHRSGLLPTDVAAALASPRARRELPTVLRADQAAALVEAPGTPERTPPDGNADAYPGGGDAPAEPTAEAVLLRDRALLELLYGTGVRISEACGLDTADVDHGRRVVRVLGKGSRERAVPYGIPAQRALDEWLRRGRPVLAAPHSRDALFLGARGGRLNPTTARRIVGTYAEAAGLPRISPHGLRHSAATHLVEGGADLRAVQELLGHSSLASTQIYTHVSVERLRAAYRQAHPRA, via the coding sequence ATGCGCGAGGCGGTGGACGACTTCGCGGCCCACCTGGCCGGCGTGCGTAACCGCTCCGCGCACACCGTGCGGGCGTACGTCGCCGATGTGGTGTCGCTGCTCGACCACGCGCGCCGGATGGGCTGCGCCCAGCCGGCCGACCTCGATCTGACGGTGCTGCGCAGCTGGCTGGCGAAGCAGCGCACGACGGGTGCCGCCCGGTCGTCGCTGGCCCGGCGGGCGGCCGCGGCGCGGACGTTCAGCGCCTGGGCGCACCGGTCCGGGCTGCTTCCCACCGACGTGGCGGCGGCCCTGGCCAGCCCCCGCGCGCGGCGAGAACTACCCACCGTGCTCCGCGCCGACCAGGCGGCCGCCCTGGTCGAGGCCCCCGGCACGCCCGAGCGGACGCCGCCGGACGGGAACGCCGATGCGTACCCCGGTGGCGGCGACGCACCGGCGGAGCCGACAGCCGAGGCGGTGCTGTTGCGTGACCGGGCCCTGCTCGAGCTGCTCTACGGCACCGGGGTCCGGATCAGCGAGGCGTGCGGGCTGGACACCGCCGACGTGGACCACGGCAGGCGGGTGGTCCGGGTGCTCGGCAAGGGCAGCCGGGAGCGCGCCGTGCCGTACGGGATCCCGGCACAGCGGGCGCTCGACGAGTGGTTGCGCCGGGGCCGTCCGGTGCTGGCCGCGCCACACTCCCGGGACGCCCTCTTCCTGGGTGCCAGGGGCGGCCGGCTCAACCCGACCACCGCCCGGCGGATCGTCGGCACGTATGCCGAGGCGGCGGGTCTGCCCCGGATCAGCCCGCACGGGCTGCGCCACTCGGCCGCGACCCACCTGGTGGAAGGCGGCGCGGACCTGCGTGCGGTGCAGGAGCTGCTCGGCCACTCGTCACTGGCCAGCACCCAGATCTACACGCACGTCTCGGTGGAGCGGCTGCGAGCGGCGTACCGCCAGGCCCACCCCCGCGCCTGA
- a CDS encoding sulfite oxidase, whose product MTTVDEVSRPSRLAEPDEAISAEELQLAARNHGIPLEALRYDLTPAGLHYLLIHYDIPDLDPAGHTLRVDGAVARPLTLDLADLRARPRVTHRVTLECAGNGRALLHPRPVSQPWLVEAVGNAEWTGTPLAPLLREAGLDADAVDVVFTGADHGVERGVEQDYQRALPVADALREEVLLAYEMNGAPLLPQHGAPLRLIVPGWYGMAHVKWLRSISVLTEPFTGYQNAVAYRLRQDAGDPGVPVTRIEPRALVRPPGFPDFMSRTRVLRPGPCTLDGRAWSGHAPVVAVEVTTDGGATWAPATLDEPTGGEFAWRRWRYEWDARPGRYVLSARATDASGRTQPVEQPWNRGGFANNVVQRVEVAVIST is encoded by the coding sequence ATGACCACTGTGGACGAGGTGAGCCGGCCGTCCCGGCTGGCCGAGCCGGACGAGGCGATCAGCGCCGAGGAGCTGCAACTGGCGGCCCGCAACCACGGCATCCCGCTGGAGGCGCTCCGCTACGACCTGACCCCGGCGGGGTTGCACTACCTGCTCATCCACTACGACATTCCGGACCTCGACCCGGCCGGTCACACGCTGCGGGTGGACGGCGCGGTGGCGCGGCCGCTCACCCTCGACCTGGCCGACCTGCGGGCCCGGCCCCGGGTCACCCACCGGGTGACGCTGGAGTGCGCGGGCAACGGGCGGGCGCTGCTGCACCCGCGCCCGGTGAGCCAGCCGTGGCTGGTCGAGGCGGTCGGCAACGCGGAGTGGACCGGCACCCCGCTGGCCCCGCTGCTGCGCGAGGCGGGCCTCGACGCCGACGCCGTGGACGTGGTCTTCACCGGCGCCGACCACGGCGTCGAGCGGGGTGTCGAGCAGGACTACCAGCGGGCGCTGCCGGTCGCCGACGCGCTACGCGAGGAGGTGCTGCTGGCGTACGAGATGAACGGCGCTCCCCTGCTGCCGCAGCACGGCGCTCCGCTGCGGCTGATCGTGCCCGGCTGGTACGGCATGGCGCACGTCAAGTGGCTGCGCTCGATCAGCGTGCTGACCGAGCCGTTCACCGGCTACCAGAACGCGGTGGCCTACCGGCTGCGGCAGGACGCCGGGGACCCGGGCGTGCCGGTGACCCGGATCGAGCCGCGCGCGCTGGTCCGACCGCCCGGCTTCCCGGACTTCATGTCCCGCACCCGGGTGCTCCGGCCGGGACCGTGCACGCTGGACGGTCGGGCCTGGTCCGGGCACGCCCCGGTGGTGGCGGTGGAGGTGACCACGGACGGCGGCGCGACCTGGGCGCCGGCCACCCTGGACGAGCCGACCGGCGGCGAGTTCGCCTGGCGGCGCTGGCGCTACGAGTGGGACGCGCGGCCGGGTCGGTACGTGCTGAGCGCCCGGGCCACCGACGCCTCCGGCCGGACCCAGCCCGTCGAGCAGCCCTGGAACCGCGGCGGATTCGCCAACAACGTCGTCCAACGAGTGGAGGTCGCGGTCATCTCCACCTGA
- the lepB gene encoding signal peptidase I: MVQTLDEGGAVDPWRRRSRRGRRQMPLWQELPLLLVVAFCLAVLIRTFLLQAFFIPSGSMEDTLLVGDRVLVNKVVYDVRDPKRGEVVVFRGTDRWAPQVDEEPAPGFVGKLGRTVGDLVGVSRPGEKDFIKRVIGLPGDRVKCCDAQGRVTVNGTPLDETYVVRDSPLDIPPNPRECRSRRFEEVVVPPGQIFVMGDHRLVSQDARCQGPVPIENVVGRAFTVVWPSSRWSALSVPETFADVRGPAVAAPDAPPPVRPTPEGGVVLLLPLTAALWGSRAFRTVTSSRAT, translated from the coding sequence GTGGTGCAGACGCTTGACGAGGGCGGCGCGGTCGATCCGTGGCGCCGGCGGTCCCGCCGCGGGCGCCGGCAGATGCCGCTCTGGCAGGAGTTGCCGCTGCTGCTGGTCGTCGCGTTCTGCCTCGCGGTGCTGATCCGCACCTTCCTGCTCCAGGCGTTCTTCATCCCCTCCGGTTCGATGGAGGACACCCTCCTGGTCGGCGACCGGGTCCTGGTCAACAAGGTCGTCTACGACGTCCGCGACCCGAAGCGGGGCGAGGTGGTGGTGTTCCGGGGCACCGACCGGTGGGCCCCGCAGGTCGACGAGGAGCCCGCCCCGGGCTTCGTCGGCAAGCTCGGCCGCACCGTCGGCGACCTGGTCGGGGTGAGTCGCCCCGGCGAGAAGGACTTCATCAAGCGGGTCATCGGGCTGCCCGGCGACCGGGTGAAGTGCTGCGACGCGCAGGGCCGGGTGACCGTCAACGGCACCCCGCTCGACGAGACGTACGTGGTGCGCGACTCCCCGCTGGACATCCCACCGAACCCCCGCGAGTGCCGTTCCCGGCGCTTCGAGGAGGTGGTCGTACCGCCCGGGCAGATCTTCGTGATGGGCGACCACCGGCTGGTCTCCCAGGACGCCCGCTGCCAGGGCCCGGTGCCGATCGAGAACGTGGTCGGCCGGGCCTTCACGGTGGTCTGGCCGTCGTCGCGGTGGAGCGCCCTCTCGGTGCCGGAGACCTTCGCCGACGTACGCGGACCGGCCGTGGCCGCCCCGGACGCGCCGCCGCCGGTGCGGCCCACCCCGGAGGGTGGTGTCGTCCTGCTCCTCCCGCTCACGGCCGCGCTGTGGGGTTCTCGCGCGTTCCGGACGGTGACGTCCAGCCGGGCAACGTAG
- a CDS encoding DUF2469 domain-containing protein has protein sequence MSAEDLEKYETEMELQLYREYRDIVRQFSYVVETERRFYLANQVDLHVRNSDGEVYFEVEMHDAWVWDMYRPARFVKNVRVMTFKDVNVEELEKPDISLPADSGFGG, from the coding sequence ATGAGCGCGGAAGATCTCGAGAAGTACGAGACCGAGATGGAGCTGCAGCTCTACCGGGAGTACCGCGACATTGTCCGCCAGTTCTCCTACGTGGTGGAGACGGAACGCCGCTTCTACCTCGCCAACCAGGTCGACCTGCACGTGCGCAACTCCGACGGCGAGGTCTACTTCGAGGTCGAGATGCACGACGCCTGGGTGTGGGATATGTACCGCCCCGCGCGGTTCGTGAAGAATGTCCGGGTGATGACGTTCAAGGACGTCAACGTCGAGGAGCTGGAAAAGCCCGACATCTCGCTGCCCGCCGACTCCGGCTTCGGCGGCTGA
- a CDS encoding class I SAM-dependent methyltransferase: MTKDWYAWHDDYDEPASALSRRLAELRTRLREALDNARPGPLRAVSLCAGQGRDLIPVLAAHPRRDDVTARLVELDPRNAEVARAAAADAGLTRVEVVVGDAASTDAYADLAPADLVLVCGVFGNISESDIRRTVRHCAALCATGGTVFWTRHRRSPDLVPTICDWFAEEGFVPVSVNSPADGVGVGVHRFAGEPRPLPAGVTMFEFVGHDHLP; encoded by the coding sequence ATGACCAAGGACTGGTACGCGTGGCACGACGACTACGACGAGCCGGCATCGGCGCTGTCCCGCCGGTTGGCCGAGCTGCGGACGCGGCTGCGGGAGGCGCTCGACAACGCCCGGCCGGGGCCGCTGCGGGCGGTGAGTCTCTGTGCCGGGCAGGGTCGGGACCTGATCCCCGTGCTGGCCGCGCATCCGCGTCGGGACGACGTGACCGCCCGGCTGGTCGAGCTGGATCCGCGCAACGCGGAGGTGGCCCGGGCGGCCGCCGCCGACGCCGGCCTGACCCGGGTGGAGGTGGTGGTCGGGGACGCCGCCAGCACCGACGCGTACGCCGACCTGGCGCCGGCGGACCTGGTGCTGGTCTGCGGGGTGTTCGGCAACATCTCGGAGTCGGACATCCGGCGCACCGTGCGGCACTGCGCGGCGCTCTGCGCCACCGGCGGGACCGTCTTCTGGACCCGGCACCGGCGCAGCCCCGACCTGGTGCCGACGATCTGCGACTGGTTCGCCGAGGAGGGCTTCGTCCCGGTATCGGTCAACAGCCCGGCGGACGGCGTCGGCGTGGGCGTGCACCGCTTCGCCGGCGAACCCCGGCCGCTGCCGGCCGGGGTGACCATGTTCGAGTTCGTCGGTCACGACCACCTGCCGTGA
- a CDS encoding DUF402 domain-containing protein has product MRFEPGRLIVHRNVRRGRIGWVRPARVVSDDDRGLLLWIARDTPVANEVTVAGLGMRAMPFAEWIAASYRLAVGRWNGPPLLKFLPTGAAHSVWWFRDARDEFATWYVNLEEPGVRWDDGALAGVDVVDQDLDVLVRPDRSWEWKDEEEFVERLAYPDDYWVADEYAVRAEGKRVIALAEAGEFPFDGTWCDFTPPPDWAVPEALPAGWDRPPVR; this is encoded by the coding sequence GTGAGGTTCGAACCGGGGCGGTTGATCGTGCACCGCAACGTGCGGCGTGGCCGGATCGGCTGGGTCCGCCCGGCCCGCGTGGTCAGCGACGACGACCGGGGCCTGCTGCTCTGGATCGCCCGGGACACCCCGGTGGCCAACGAGGTCACCGTGGCCGGGCTGGGCATGCGGGCGATGCCGTTCGCCGAGTGGATCGCCGCGTCGTACCGGCTGGCGGTGGGCCGGTGGAACGGGCCGCCGCTGCTGAAGTTCCTGCCCACCGGCGCGGCCCACTCGGTCTGGTGGTTCCGCGACGCGCGCGACGAGTTCGCCACCTGGTACGTCAACCTCGAGGAGCCGGGGGTGCGCTGGGACGACGGCGCGCTCGCCGGGGTCGACGTGGTCGACCAGGACCTCGACGTGCTCGTTCGCCCGGACCGGAGCTGGGAGTGGAAGGACGAGGAGGAGTTCGTCGAGCGGCTGGCGTACCCCGACGACTACTGGGTGGCGGACGAGTACGCGGTCCGGGCCGAGGGCAAGCGGGTGATCGCGCTGGCCGAGGCGGGGGAGTTCCCGTTCGACGGCACCTGGTGCGATTTCACCCCGCCGCCGGACTGGGCCGTCCCCGAGGCGTTGCCGGCCGGCTGGGACCGCCCGCCGGTGCGCTGA
- the trmD gene encoding tRNA (guanosine(37)-N1)-methyltransferase TrmD — protein MRVDIVSIFPEYLAPLELSLIGKARANGTLRLAVHDLRTWTHDVHRTVDDTPYGGGPGMVMRPEPWGEALDALAPAELTPPRLLVPSPVGVPFTQALAHELAAEPHLLFACGRYEGIDQRVLDHAATRMPVNEVSLGDYVLFGGEVAVLVILEAVTRLLPGVLGNAGSLDEESHAHGLLEAPVYTKPPSWRGLDVPDVLRSGDHGRIARWRREEGLVRTARRRPDLLAALDPERLDKRDVAALERAGFQPPPGDVAK, from the coding sequence ATGCGCGTCGACATCGTGTCGATCTTCCCGGAGTACCTCGCTCCGCTGGAGCTGTCGCTCATCGGCAAGGCCCGGGCCAACGGCACGCTCCGGCTGGCCGTACACGACCTGCGCACCTGGACCCACGACGTGCACCGCACGGTCGACGACACCCCGTACGGCGGCGGACCGGGCATGGTGATGCGGCCGGAGCCGTGGGGCGAGGCGCTGGACGCGCTCGCGCCGGCGGAGCTGACCCCGCCGCGGTTGCTGGTGCCCTCCCCGGTGGGCGTTCCGTTCACCCAGGCGCTGGCCCACGAGTTGGCCGCCGAGCCGCACCTGCTCTTCGCCTGCGGCCGGTACGAGGGCATCGACCAGCGGGTGCTCGACCACGCCGCCACCCGGATGCCGGTCAACGAGGTCTCCCTCGGTGACTACGTGCTCTTCGGCGGTGAGGTCGCGGTGCTGGTGATCCTGGAGGCGGTCACCCGGCTGCTGCCCGGGGTGCTCGGCAACGCCGGCTCGCTGGACGAGGAGTCGCACGCGCACGGCCTGCTGGAGGCCCCGGTCTACACCAAGCCGCCGAGCTGGCGCGGCCTGGACGTGCCGGACGTGCTCCGCTCCGGCGACCACGGCCGGATCGCCCGCTGGCGGCGGGAGGAGGGGCTGGTCCGTACCGCGCGCCGCCGGCCCGACCTGCTCGCCGCGCTGGACCCGGAGCGCCTGGACAAACGGGACGTCGCGGCGTTGGAGCGGGCCGGATTTCAGCCGCCACCGGGGGATGTGGCAAAGTAG
- a CDS encoding NUDIX hydrolase — translation MTVYTPRRAARVLLVDAAGRVLLFAGFDPARPEHRYWFTPGGGLDPGESPAVGAARELVEETGLRLTPEQLGEPVWRDTIEFTFDGVWYRQEQEFFLVRVPTWEVDTTGFSDVERASVDGHRWWPVDELLGAGERYYPVDLPAVLARVLPEVAGGAPC, via the coding sequence GTGACGGTCTACACCCCTCGGCGCGCGGCCCGCGTGCTGCTCGTCGACGCGGCCGGTCGGGTGCTGCTCTTCGCCGGCTTCGACCCGGCCCGGCCCGAGCACCGCTACTGGTTCACCCCGGGCGGCGGGCTCGACCCGGGGGAGTCCCCGGCGGTCGGGGCCGCCCGCGAGCTGGTCGAGGAGACCGGGCTGCGGCTGACCCCCGAGCAGCTCGGCGAGCCGGTCTGGCGGGACACCATCGAGTTCACCTTCGACGGGGTCTGGTACCGGCAGGAGCAGGAGTTCTTCCTGGTCCGGGTGCCCACCTGGGAGGTGGACACGACCGGCTTCAGCGACGTCGAGCGGGCCAGCGTCGACGGGCATCGCTGGTGGCCGGTCGACGAACTGCTCGGCGCCGGCGAGCGCTACTACCCGGTCGACCTGCCCGCGGTGCTGGCCCGGGTGCTGCCGGAGGTCGCCGGGGGTGCGCCGTGCTGA
- a CDS encoding RNA-binding protein, which produces MRTPASRPDVALRPALEHLVKGIVDHPDDVRVRLVDNRRGKRLEVRVHPEDLGTVIGRSGRTAKALRQVIGSIGGRGVRVDIVDSY; this is translated from the coding sequence GTGCGGACTCCGGCGAGCAGGCCTGACGTGGCTCTGCGTCCGGCGTTGGAGCACCTGGTCAAGGGCATCGTCGACCACCCGGACGATGTCCGTGTCCGGCTGGTCGACAACCGCCGGGGCAAGCGGCTGGAAGTCCGCGTGCACCCGGAGGACCTCGGCACCGTGATCGGGCGGTCTGGCCGGACCGCCAAGGCGCTGCGCCAGGTGATCGGCTCCATCGGTGGGCGCGGCGTACGCGTCGACATCGTCGACTCGTACTGA
- the rimM gene encoding ribosome maturation factor RimM (Essential for efficient processing of 16S rRNA), translating to MLIVGRIGKPHGIRGEVTVEVRTDEPEARFAPGMVLRTEPGATPSPTPPAAGPGVPFRVPAELTVESARWHQGRLLVAFEGVLDRDVAEALRGTLLGVDSADVAPPEDPEEFHDHQLVGLAAVTPAGERLGEVARIDHAPASDLLVLRRPEGKTALIPFVKAIVPEVDLAGGRVVVDPPAGLLDL from the coding sequence CTGCTCATCGTCGGCAGGATCGGTAAGCCGCACGGCATCCGCGGTGAGGTCACCGTGGAGGTGCGGACCGACGAACCCGAAGCGCGGTTCGCCCCCGGCATGGTGCTGCGCACCGAGCCGGGGGCGACGCCCTCGCCCACCCCGCCGGCCGCGGGGCCGGGGGTGCCGTTCCGGGTGCCCGCCGAACTGACCGTGGAGTCCGCCCGGTGGCACCAGGGCCGCCTGCTGGTCGCGTTCGAAGGCGTGCTGGACCGGGACGTCGCCGAGGCGCTGCGCGGCACCCTGCTCGGGGTGGACAGCGCCGACGTGGCCCCGCCGGAGGACCCGGAGGAGTTCCACGACCACCAGCTCGTCGGGCTCGCCGCGGTCACCCCGGCCGGTGAGCGGCTCGGCGAGGTGGCCCGGATCGACCACGCACCCGCCTCCGACCTGCTGGTGCTGCGCCGGCCCGAGGGGAAGACCGCGCTGATCCCGTTCGTCAAGGCGATCGTTCCCGAGGTCGACCTGGCCGGTGGTCGCGTGGTCGTCGACCCGCCAGCCGGTCTGCTCGACCTCTGA
- the rpsP gene encoding 30S ribosomal protein S16: MAVKIRLLRMGKIRNPQYRIVVADSRTKRDGRAIEFVGIYQPKEDPSVIEVKSDRVQYWLSVGAQPSEAVQRLLELTGDWQKFKGLPAPPPLKVAPERADRTAAYEAEAKAAAGLAEAPAKPAKKAAKAEAPAAEEAPKTEEQAGADSGEQA; encoded by the coding sequence GTGGCCGTAAAGATCCGGCTTCTGCGGATGGGCAAGATCCGCAACCCGCAGTACCGCATCGTCGTCGCCGACTCGCGCACCAAGCGCGACGGCCGGGCGATCGAGTTCGTCGGGATCTACCAGCCGAAGGAAGACCCTTCGGTGATCGAGGTCAAGTCGGACCGGGTCCAGTACTGGCTGTCCGTCGGCGCCCAGCCGAGCGAGGCGGTGCAGCGGCTGCTGGAGCTGACCGGTGACTGGCAGAAGTTCAAGGGCCTGCCGGCCCCGCCGCCGCTGAAGGTCGCCCCCGAGCGGGCCGACCGCACCGCGGCGTACGAGGCCGAGGCGAAGGCCGCCGCCGGGCTGGCCGAGGCTCCGGCCAAGCCGGCCAAGAAGGCCGCCAAGGCCGAGGCTCCGGCCGCCGAGGAGGCGCCGAAGACTGAGGAGCAGGCCGGTGCGGACTCCGGCGAGCAGGCCTGA
- a CDS encoding aminotransferase class V-fold PLP-dependent enzyme, translating into MSVPQPPEPIPGARLLFSLDPAVSHLNHGSFGAVPIGVQRAQQRLRDEMEANPLRFFTQGLVDRITHTRRHLATALGADPDGTALVANATTGVAVVLQSLGLRPDDEVLTTDHGYGAVDLSIRRECHRTGAVTRTVRVPLAATDEELVEVIRAALRPGRTRLLVVDQLTSATARLFPVAAIVGVAREHGVPVLVDAAHAPGMLPTPVDSIGADFWVGNLHKWGYAPRGTAVLVVAPWWRERIEPLVVSWEQDTGFPQRVEWQATQDYTAWLAAPAGLFTLRSLGVDRVRAHNAALVAYGQRVLGDALGVAPADLPDPGGPGIAMRIVPLPPGLATTIDAARALRARVAERIATEVAIMAWDGRGWLRLCGQVYNSADEYERLSVRLPPLLALR; encoded by the coding sequence GTGAGCGTCCCGCAGCCGCCCGAGCCGATTCCGGGCGCCCGCCTGCTCTTCTCCCTCGACCCGGCGGTCAGCCACCTCAACCACGGCTCGTTCGGCGCGGTGCCCATCGGCGTACAGCGGGCCCAGCAGCGGCTGCGCGACGAGATGGAGGCCAACCCGCTGCGGTTCTTCACCCAGGGGCTCGTCGACCGGATCACCCACACCCGCCGGCACCTGGCGACCGCGCTCGGCGCCGACCCGGACGGCACGGCGCTGGTCGCGAACGCCACCACCGGAGTGGCGGTGGTCCTCCAGTCGCTTGGACTACGCCCCGACGACGAGGTGCTCACCACCGACCACGGCTACGGCGCGGTCGACCTGTCCATCCGGCGCGAGTGTCACCGCACCGGGGCGGTGACCCGGACCGTGCGGGTGCCGCTGGCCGCCACCGACGAGGAGCTGGTCGAGGTGATCCGGGCCGCGCTGCGCCCCGGCCGGACCAGGCTGCTCGTGGTCGATCAGCTCACCTCGGCCACCGCCCGGCTCTTCCCGGTCGCCGCGATCGTCGGGGTGGCCCGCGAGCACGGCGTTCCGGTGCTGGTCGACGCCGCGCACGCGCCCGGCATGCTGCCCACCCCGGTGGACAGCATCGGCGCCGACTTCTGGGTGGGCAACCTGCACAAGTGGGGCTACGCGCCGCGCGGCACCGCGGTGCTCGTGGTGGCCCCGTGGTGGCGGGAGCGGATCGAGCCGCTGGTGGTCTCCTGGGAGCAGGACACCGGGTTCCCGCAGCGGGTCGAGTGGCAGGCGACGCAGGACTACACCGCCTGGCTGGCGGCGCCGGCGGGCCTGTTCACGCTGCGCAGCCTCGGGGTCGACCGGGTACGCGCGCACAACGCTGCGCTCGTCGCGTACGGCCAGCGGGTGCTGGGGGACGCACTCGGGGTGGCGCCGGCCGACCTGCCGGACCCCGGCGGACCGGGGATCGCCATGCGGATCGTGCCGCTGCCACCCGGCCTGGCCACCACCATCGACGCGGCTCGGGCGCTGCGCGCCCGCGTCGCCGAGCGGATCGCCACCGAGGTGGCGATCATGGCCTGGGACGGGCGCGGCTGGCTGCGCCTCTGTGGGCAGGTCTACAACTCCGCCGACGAGTACGAGCGGCTGTCGGTGCGGCTGCCCCCGCTGCTCGCCCTGCGCTGA
- a CDS encoding ribonuclease HII produces MLTPPRTVVRREAGLYALERALQRRGFRHVAGADEAGRGACAGPLVAAAAILPEGRRGEIDGLADSKLLTPASRERVYDEVIARALAYAVVVIPAEEVDARGLHVCNLAAMRRALASLTTRPEYVLTDGFGVDGLDVPGLAVWKGDRVAACVAAASVLAKVTRDRIMVELDGAFPGYGFAEHKGYITPEHSAALRERGPCREHRFSYVNVAAVSGRDGRPPRSRRPVGASPDEPMEHFGASRGTVGVALGEQPRPSAPVGEDVVMEGGVR; encoded by the coding sequence GTGCTGACCCCGCCGCGCACCGTGGTGCGCCGCGAGGCCGGGCTCTACGCGTTGGAGCGGGCGCTGCAGCGGCGCGGCTTCCGGCACGTGGCCGGGGCCGACGAGGCCGGCCGGGGGGCCTGCGCTGGGCCGCTGGTCGCCGCCGCGGCGATCCTGCCCGAGGGGCGGCGCGGCGAGATCGACGGGCTCGCCGACTCCAAGCTGCTCACCCCGGCCAGCCGGGAGCGGGTCTACGACGAGGTGATCGCCCGGGCGCTGGCGTACGCCGTGGTGGTCATCCCGGCCGAGGAGGTCGACGCCCGCGGCCTGCACGTGTGCAACCTGGCCGCGATGCGCCGGGCGCTGGCCTCGCTGACCACCCGGCCCGAGTACGTGCTGACCGACGGCTTCGGGGTGGACGGCCTGGACGTGCCGGGGCTGGCCGTCTGGAAGGGCGACCGGGTCGCGGCCTGCGTGGCGGCGGCCAGCGTGCTGGCCAAGGTGACCCGGGACCGGATCATGGTCGAGCTGGACGGGGCCTTCCCCGGCTACGGGTTCGCCGAGCACAAGGGTTACATCACGCCGGAGCACAGCGCGGCGCTGCGCGAGCGCGGGCCGTGCCGGGAGCACCGGTTCTCGTACGTCAACGTGGCCGCCGTGTCGGGGCGCGACGGCCGCCCACCGCGTTCGCGTCGACCGGTGGGCGCAAGCCCGGACGAGCCGATGGAGCACTTCGGCGCGTCAAGGGGTACCGTCGGCGTGGCGTTGGGCGAGCAGCCTCGGCCCTCGGCGCCGGTGGGGGAAGATGTGGTCATGGAAGGCGGAGTGCGATGA